A section of the Corynebacterium auris genome encodes:
- a CDS encoding ParB/RepB/Spo0J family partition protein, with protein MAQERKGGLGRGLAALIPSSPESTDTTGKTGRLGDGAADVILGRSQPSRGTSPAGPVPGAPTVHASPDSAKQPAPVGARYQEIALGEIQPNPKQPRQSFDEEELAELVHSIREFGLLQPIVVRETRGGYELIMGERRWRAASKAGLKLIPAIVRETSDSEMLRDALLENIHRVQLNPLEEAAAYQQLLEEFGVTQEQLADRLGRSRPVITNAIRLLNLPVSVQRRVAAGVLSAGHARALLGVKLGDDTATADAQAQLADRVVAEGLSVRATEEAVTLLNKNGPAPARPKREPAPQPEYLIRAAERLSDVWDTRVQVTMGKRKGKIVVEFGDKDDFERIMSLMRGTD; from the coding sequence ATGGCACAGGAACGCAAGGGCGGGCTCGGCCGCGGGCTCGCGGCGCTCATCCCGTCGAGCCCGGAGTCAACCGACACGACCGGCAAGACCGGCAGGCTTGGCGACGGCGCCGCTGACGTCATCCTCGGCCGCTCCCAGCCCTCCCGTGGGACGTCCCCGGCCGGCCCGGTCCCGGGCGCCCCGACCGTCCACGCGTCGCCCGATTCCGCGAAGCAGCCGGCGCCCGTCGGGGCGCGGTACCAGGAGATCGCGCTCGGCGAGATCCAGCCGAACCCGAAGCAGCCGCGCCAGTCCTTCGACGAGGAGGAGCTCGCCGAGCTGGTCCACTCGATCCGCGAGTTCGGGCTGCTGCAGCCCATCGTCGTGCGCGAGACGCGCGGGGGCTACGAGCTCATCATGGGCGAGCGCCGTTGGCGCGCCGCCTCGAAGGCGGGCCTGAAGCTGATTCCGGCGATCGTGCGCGAGACCAGCGACTCGGAGATGTTGCGTGACGCGCTGCTGGAGAACATCCACCGCGTCCAGCTCAACCCGCTCGAGGAGGCGGCGGCCTACCAGCAGCTGCTCGAGGAGTTCGGCGTGACCCAGGAGCAGCTGGCCGACAGGCTGGGGCGTTCCCGCCCGGTGATTACCAATGCGATCCGCCTGCTCAACCTGCCGGTGAGCGTCCAGCGCCGCGTCGCCGCCGGGGTGCTGTCGGCCGGCCACGCCCGGGCGCTGCTCGGCGTGAAGCTTGGCGACGACACGGCGACCGCGGACGCCCAGGCGCAGCTCGCCGACCGCGTCGTCGCGGAGGGCCTGAGCGTGCGCGCGACGGAGGAGGCCGTGACACTGCTGAACAAGAACGGCCCCGCCCCCGCCCGCCCGAAACGCGAACCGGCCCCGCAGCCCGAGTACCTGATCCGCGCCGCCGAGCGGCTCTCGGACGTCTGGGACACCCGCGTGCAGGTGACCATGGGCAAGCGCAAGGGGAAGATCGTCGTCGAGTTCGGCGACAAGGACGACTTCGAGCGCATCATGTCCCTGATGCGGGGAACGGACTAG
- a CDS encoding ParA family protein has translation MDDKSQWDDTPIAAAAQRAARLSMGMEKLPRPETTRVFTIANQKGGVGKTTTAVNLASALSRQGMKVLVIDLDPQGNASTALGAEHRAGTTSSYELLIGEAEAADAMQPSPGNDNLFCIPATIDLAGAEIELVSLVRREYRLHDALRRGFIAEQGFDYVFIDCPPSLGLLTINAMTAVDEVLIPIQCEYYALEGVGQLLGNIGMIREHLNHNLHISAILLTMFDARTKLAEDVAAEVRSQFGEVVLRNVIPRSVKVSEAPGYGQSVVDYDPGSRGALAYVDAAREIAHRGDYQPHETTGPIGVSPEVARQLDGQEHQEGRE, from the coding sequence GTGGACGACAAGAGCCAATGGGACGACACCCCAATCGCAGCGGCGGCGCAGCGCGCCGCGCGCTTGAGCATGGGCATGGAGAAGCTGCCGCGTCCCGAGACGACGCGCGTGTTCACCATCGCCAACCAGAAGGGCGGGGTGGGCAAGACGACGACCGCGGTGAACCTCGCCTCCGCGTTGTCCCGGCAGGGAATGAAGGTCCTCGTCATCGACCTCGACCCGCAGGGTAACGCGTCGACGGCGCTCGGTGCCGAGCACCGGGCGGGCACGACCTCGAGCTACGAGCTGCTCATCGGCGAGGCAGAGGCCGCCGACGCGATGCAGCCCAGCCCGGGCAACGACAACCTCTTCTGCATCCCGGCCACCATCGATCTGGCGGGCGCGGAGATTGAGCTGGTCAGCCTCGTGCGCCGCGAGTACCGCCTGCACGACGCGCTGCGCCGCGGCTTCATCGCGGAGCAGGGATTCGACTACGTGTTCATCGACTGCCCGCCGTCTCTCGGCCTGCTCACCATCAACGCGATGACCGCGGTGGACGAGGTGCTCATCCCCATCCAGTGCGAGTACTACGCTCTCGAGGGCGTGGGCCAGCTGCTGGGCAACATCGGCATGATCCGCGAACACCTCAACCACAACCTGCACATCTCGGCGATCCTGTTGACCATGTTCGACGCGCGCACGAAGCTCGCGGAGGACGTCGCCGCGGAGGTGCGCAGCCAGTTCGGCGAGGTGGTGCTGCGCAACGTCATCCCGCGCTCGGTGAAGGTGTCGGAGGCGCCGGGGTACGGCCAGTCCGTCGTGGACTACGACCCCGGCTCGCGCGGGGCGCTGGCCTACGTGGACGCCGCGCGCGAGATCGCCCACCGCGGCGACTATCAACCCCACGAGACGACCGGACCCATCGGGGTGAGCCCGGAGGTCGCGCGCCAGCTCGACGGGCAGGAACACCAGGAAGGCAGAGAGTAA
- the rsmG gene encoding 16S rRNA (guanine(527)-N(7))-methyltransferase RsmG has translation MENTAVSRALPAPEPAPAAAEAFFGERFALAQAYHRSLTEVASERGFIGPKEVERLWSRHLLNCAVVSDALPEGVRVADVGSGAGLPGIPLAIARPDLPVTLIEPLLKRSTYLSDVTQQLGLDNVTVVRGRAEEYTGSLFDVVTSRAVAPLGKLAGWCLPLVTVGGVMLAMKGASVGEELERDARDIVRAGGGDAEILTAGEGVLEQPTTLIRIPRRR, from the coding sequence ATGGAGAACACAGCCGTGTCACGCGCCCTGCCTGCCCCCGAACCCGCGCCCGCGGCCGCCGAGGCCTTCTTCGGCGAGCGCTTCGCCCTGGCGCAGGCCTACCACCGCTCGCTCACGGAGGTCGCCTCGGAGCGCGGCTTCATCGGCCCGAAGGAGGTCGAGCGGCTCTGGTCGCGCCACCTGCTCAACTGCGCGGTCGTCTCGGATGCGCTGCCGGAGGGTGTGAGGGTAGCGGACGTCGGCTCGGGCGCGGGCCTGCCGGGCATCCCGCTGGCGATCGCTCGCCCCGACCTGCCCGTCACCCTCATCGAGCCGCTGCTGAAGCGCTCCACTTACCTCTCGGACGTCACGCAGCAGCTGGGCCTGGACAACGTCACCGTGGTGCGCGGGCGGGCGGAGGAGTACACGGGCTCGCTTTTCGACGTCGTCACGTCCCGCGCCGTCGCCCCCCTGGGCAAGCTGGCCGGCTGGTGTCTCCCCCTCGTCACTGTCGGCGGGGTGATGCTGGCGATGAAGGGCGCGAGCGTCGGCGAGGAGCTCGAACGCGACGCCCGGGACATCGTCCGGGCTGGCGGTGGCGACGCGGAGATCCTGACCGCCGGCGAGGGCGTCCTGGAGCAGCCGACGACGCTGATCCGCATCCCGCGGCGGCGCTGA